From the genome of Rana temporaria chromosome 8, aRanTem1.1, whole genome shotgun sequence:
CAACAGCCAACTCCTTTTGCTGAAATAGCTGTTAACCAGTTCAGCACCGCAGGGCAGCAGCtacagagagcagctgcagccagtgttTCTCTCATTTGTAGCCACGAACCTGGCTACATTTATTAACAGTCTCATCAGGTGTGTGTACTTTGATGTCTAATTAGATTTTCGTTACGCgtaaaacttttcccgcactctgaacatgcaaAGGGGCGCTCACTCGTGTGACTCATCTGGTGTCTATTAAGATTTGCCTTGTCAGAGAAACATATCCCGCACACTGGGCAGGGAAAAGGATGTTTTCCCGTGTGGCTTTTCTGATGAGCAAGTAGCTGGGCTCTCTGGCTGAAAGACTCCCCGCAGTCTGAACAAGAAAATAGACTCTTCTCTGTGTGACTCCTCTGGTGGGCAAGAAGCTTGGCTTTTACAATGAAAGATCTCCCGCACTCCGAACAAGGAAAAGGCCGCTCGCTTTGGTGAAGTCTTTGGTGTATAGTCAGGCTTCCTTTCTGAGTGAAGCTTTTCCCGCACTCTGTGCATAAGAAAggacgctcgcccgtgtgaatcctctggtgtgatAGAAGTACACTTTTTACGACAAAACCTTTCCCGCACACCGAACACGAATAGGGACGCTCGCCCGTGTGAGTTTTTTGGTGTTTAACAAAGTCTCTCTTATgattgaaacatttcccgcactctgaacataaatagggacgctcacctgtgtgaattctccagTGTTCAACAAGGGTTCTTTCCTGgctgaaacatttcccacactctgaacatgaataagggcgCTCATTAATGTGAACTCTCAGGTGTGAATTAAGGCATTTTTTCTCAgtgaaacttttcccgcactctttGCATATAAATGGTCTCTCGCCTGTGTGAACTCTCTGGTGCGTTAGAAGTTGCCTTTTAccagtgaaacatttcccgcactctgcacACGAAAACGGACGCACAATGATGTGACCTTTCCGGTGTATAAGCAGCTCATCTTTTtcagtaaaacatttcccgcactctgaacatataTGAGGATTCTCAGCATTGTGAAGTCTCTGATGTGTAAGAAATTCGCTTTCCTGATTAAAAGATTTCTCGCAGTATGAACACGTAAGAGTTACACGGGTGTGAGATCGGAGATGGATACGGAGTTCAGAGTTTGTctcgaaagatttcccgcacccCAAACATGAGAATAGATGGTCACCTCGGTGATCTCCTTCATGGGGTGAGGAAGATTCCTCGGGATTAGAAGGATCTGTTGatctatctgcagtgtgagatcttacATGGATATTTACAATCATAGTAGGTGATTGATGAGAAGATTCCCCCTGATCAGAGGGATCCATTGATGTCTCCGGACAGGAAGGTCTGtgatgtatattttgtgtatttggatTTCCTCCTGGAGGATCCTGTGTGATGACATTATCTTCTGACTTACAATCAGCAGATAATAGAAGATGTCTCTCCGAGGAATTCCTCACATCACATCCATCTAAAGGGAAGAAAGTTTAACATAAATTTAAGACGTAGACGTGAGCagaacggaatttttttttttttttttggatagattcATTACGTTACTAATTTAGTTTCGCCCCCCCCGgcagccgcatcattggatttgattgacagcaacgggagccaacgactgcgctgctatcaatctatccaattaagagccgagaagccgtgggGAGAGCGACctaggatcgcgcccacggaaattcggggctcaggtaagtaaaactggggagATGGAGGGGCCGGACACAGCaaggttttttttaaccttattgGATAGGATAGTTTACAACCCCTTAGCGACTTGGTAaatggtcgcgggccacaatgagcgtatcgggcggatggcaggtctgtgtccactctgcacatGTAGAACAGACGCAGGCCGCTCTACCCTAAGGGCCCTCCAATCCGCCCAGACAGAAGGTCTGTTTTTTAAGCGGATCGGATTGCAGATAGGCGGGTGTAAGCGGACACGAGTCTGTTTATAGCTgctgctctatagaggtgaatggacggtccgattgggtccgcctgaaaaacaaacaggcagacccgatcgtgtgaaaggggcccaaggccgctttcacactgatgcacagcAGTTTACCTGCATCTCAACTGACCTCAATCTTCACTTCTTCCTCAAGGATTCCTGCAGCTGGTTGCTGCTGTCCCCCTGCTGGCTGTCCTCCagggctggtactgctggctggcACTGTTGTTGGGTACCGCCTGCTGGCAGGTACcgctggctggtactggtactgctggcgggtactggtactgctggtgggtactggtacTGCAGGCTGGTACCGGTACTGCTGGCGGGTACTGGCACTGCTGGTTGGTACTGGTACTGTTGGTGGGTACTGCTAGtgggtactggtactgctggctggtacttctggctggtactgctggtgggtactggtactgctggtggatactggtactgctggtgggtactggtactgctggtgggtactggtagTGCTGGCTGGTAGTGCTGGTGACTGGTACTGGCACTGCTGACTGCTGTCCCAGATCGCGGGTTCCCATGCATCAgatgtgtgacagaaaaaagcatgcagctgcagtagagagcagagccgatgcttcctgtcacaggcggagtgcatttggtatcactccgctgTGAAGGAGCCGGTGCTATGCAGGAATCATCGGCTCTGCTTCCTCTAGCAGCGGCGCTGATGTTTGGAGATGGCGGGTAGGGAACCCGccatctgggcttgctgacccgccatcTCAGAGCAAGGCGTGGCGGGCCACATcagcggttgggcacccctgctttagggtgcccaagaaagtccagcaagagcCGGGAACGTCTCCTACAGGTGATTCAGCTGCGAGATCGGggcgccaccagtgcagagcatgGCAGCAGACAGGTGTGAGGACATCGGCACGCACAGGGAGAAgaagagggcccccagatcctgccccccccatgtgaatgattaTGGGGTACATTGCACCCCCAATTATTCACCAAAAATCCAGCCCAAATTCTAATCCTTCTAAAAATTTGGAATTCATtagaaaacgaataaacaaaactAATTTTAACTGAATTAGTTTTATTCCGATAGATCTGAAACTATCTGAGTAACCAACATTTTTTCTGAATTGAATTTCACATATCTATTAAGAAGGTCAGTGATAGGAAAATCATGTACTCTATGTTGGTCTAGCAGCCAACAGTTTCACAAAGCTCTAATAATCACATCTGATAATTTTCTAAAATTCAGAAGTAAAATGTAATTGTGACCCGTTTCTTCCACAATGCCTATACTTACTTGTGTTGATAGGTGGAGACATTTCATCCTGTTCACTCTTCAGAATCATCCCAACCTCCGCCCTGGACGGCTGATCAGCCCCCACATacatctcttcttcttcctctttaatctcAGCTTTTATATTAATCTGTTCTTCACCctgaaccccaaaaaaattaaaaattcattaAAAGTAGAGCTCCAGGCAGGTATAAAAACACAAATGACACCAGCTTTGCATTCATtacccacttccagaccgccccatagcagatttactgctacagggtggccctCCTGTGCAGAATtgtgtatataataaatatatatatatatatatatatatatattaattccgcactttcacctacaggtggaGCCAGCGGGCTGCTATTACTGTGATGAATTAGAAACTAATCTGCAGGTGGCGGGCTCTAAATGTCCACCGCCACCTGCTGATTATCGGGTAGAGACTCAGAACGGATCTCTGCCCATGTAAACATGGCAGAGCTCCgttctgtcagtggggaagggatggattttgtgttcatgcaaagcagggaataaaatccatctcttcccttagtaaaaaaaacacacagctcctttatctgcaacgtagagagcgtcctgacactcctgtagtccaagggagggggcgagcatgacactccacaccagggagaaagccttgcattactgtgtggagtagaaaaacaggaagtgaggatttctcagaagaaataaggacatttaaaagcaaaatggaggtaagtgaaggaggactgcactaaggtaaaggaagctatttagggcattttatttaccttttatttacctttacagcccctctaATATAAGAAATGTTGTAAATGTTATCGCTAGTTTCTTATGGTACCATTAAAGTCCATTCCAGCCTCCACCCCTTCACACTTTCTTCTCACATCCATTACGCACTCTAGCCTGCCATAACATTACCCTTCCACTTTTTCAGAAGGGCTTCCTCAAGGGGTTA
Proteins encoded in this window:
- the LOC120910523 gene encoding gastrula zinc finger protein XlCGF26.1-like — encoded protein: MGKKKGAPGVQRNASLKEGHTISHKVIKEEEEEVGVMEFSEGHRDPFKHIKLEPFSDTNPPERCPHPLDSRDSTQEDHTIPHHHQGEEQINIKAEIKEEEEEMYVGADQPSRAEVGMILKSEQDEMSPPINTNGCDVRNSSERHLLLSADCKSEDNVITQDPPGGNPNTQNIHHRPSCPETSMDPSDQGESSHQSPTMIVNIHVRSHTADRSTDPSNPEESSSPHEGDHRGDHLFSCLGCGKSFETNSELRIHLRSHTRVTLTCSYCEKSFNQESEFLTHQRLHNAENPHICSECGKCFTEKDELLIHRKGHIIVRPFSCAECGKCFTGKRQLLTHQRVHTGERPFICKECGKSFTEKKCLNSHLRVHINERPYSCSECGKCFSQERTLVEHWRIHTGERPYLCSECGKCFNHKRDFVKHQKTHTGERPYSCSVCGKGFVVKSVLLSHQRIHTGERPFLCTECGKSFTQKGSLTIHQRLHQSERPFPCSECGRSFIVKAKLLAHQRSHTEKSLFSCSDCGESFSQRAQLLAHQKSHTGKHPFPCPVCGICFSDKANLNRHQMSHTSERPFACSECGKSFTRNENLIRHQSTHT